One segment of Corynebacterium atrinae DNA contains the following:
- a CDS encoding glycosyltransferase has protein sequence MNSRKAELTDVKQTGAQNVREMLQRILLPKRGEPHDVRSLYLLEAEQNKDRLTWSDRVTVTVPAGAEASFETYFNAFPASYWRRWSQLDHVLLRMNVAGTASVDVYRSKIDGTRVSVDGQLVVDDVVEFSIPLSHFEDGGWLWFDVTAETATTITEAGWYSDQEPGPQTMPDGTQVGPFDKRATVGIPTFNRPADAVAALQALAEDPLVDAAIDAVIMPDQGNQHPADFPGYDEAVAHFGERFHEFRQGNLGGSGGYSRIMFEALGDGPAGAAQSPFILYMDDDIAIEPESILRAIQVGRYAASPIIIGGQMLNLQERSQLRTMGEIVGGTDFMWGKAPHSVEDHDFAAYPLNYLGDPRDAKDPDAINSRDLHRRIDVDYNGWWMCMFPRVVAQANGQPLPLFIKWDDTEYSLRAAKKGFPTVTWPGVAIWHMAWTDKDDAIDWQAYFHLRNRLIVAALNFDGPVEGIITSLRKSMFKHLMCMEYSTLAIQLESMRDFLAGPDQLFDILESSLPRIAAIRKDYPDAVVIPSSSELPPVSGAPGVPMKDVGGRLNKVRKLNWLIKGLKHSLSQEDPRHHEVPQANLSPDQARWFTLSRLDGATVTTAGNNGVSFRKRDRAKAKELLKQTWELQSEIEERFDEMRERYRAAEPRLVSRESWGEIFR, from the coding sequence ATGAATAGTCGAAAGGCAGAGTTGACGGACGTGAAGCAGACCGGAGCCCAAAACGTGCGCGAGATGTTGCAGCGGATTTTGCTGCCCAAGCGTGGTGAGCCACATGATGTGCGCAGCCTCTACCTGCTCGAGGCGGAGCAGAATAAGGATCGCCTGACCTGGTCTGATCGGGTGACGGTGACGGTTCCGGCTGGTGCCGAGGCGTCCTTTGAGACGTATTTCAACGCCTTCCCGGCGAGCTATTGGCGGCGCTGGTCGCAGCTGGATCATGTGCTGCTGCGGATGAACGTGGCTGGTACGGCGAGCGTGGATGTGTATCGCTCGAAGATTGATGGGACGCGCGTGTCGGTCGATGGCCAACTCGTCGTCGACGATGTCGTGGAGTTTTCCATCCCGCTGTCTCATTTCGAGGATGGTGGTTGGCTGTGGTTCGACGTGACGGCGGAAACGGCGACGACGATCACTGAGGCCGGCTGGTATTCGGACCAGGAGCCGGGGCCGCAGACGATGCCGGATGGCACGCAGGTTGGCCCCTTCGATAAGCGCGCCACCGTCGGTATCCCGACGTTCAACCGCCCGGCCGATGCGGTCGCCGCCTTGCAGGCGTTGGCGGAGGACCCGCTTGTCGACGCCGCGATCGACGCCGTCATCATGCCCGATCAGGGCAATCAGCATCCGGCCGATTTCCCCGGCTACGACGAGGCGGTTGCCCACTTCGGCGAGCGTTTCCACGAGTTCCGCCAGGGCAACCTCGGCGGCTCGGGCGGCTATTCGCGCATCATGTTTGAGGCCCTGGGTGATGGCCCGGCGGGTGCGGCGCAGTCCCCGTTCATTTTGTACATGGATGACGACATTGCCATCGAGCCTGAGTCGATCCTCCGGGCCATCCAGGTTGGCCGTTATGCGGCCAGCCCCATCATCATCGGCGGCCAGATGCTCAACCTGCAGGAACGCAGCCAGCTGCGCACCATGGGCGAGATCGTCGGCGGCACGGATTTCATGTGGGGCAAGGCCCCGCACTCGGTGGAGGATCACGATTTCGCCGCCTACCCGCTCAACTACCTCGGTGATCCGCGCGATGCGAAGGACCCGGACGCGATCAACTCCCGCGACCTGCACCGCCGCATCGACGTCGATTACAACGGCTGGTGGATGTGCATGTTCCCGCGCGTCGTTGCGCAGGCCAACGGCCAGCCGCTGCCGCTGTTCATTAAGTGGGATGACACGGAATATTCGCTTCGCGCCGCCAAGAAGGGTTTCCCGACGGTGACCTGGCCGGGCGTTGCTATTTGGCACATGGCCTGGACCGACAAGGATGATGCGATTGACTGGCAGGCGTACTTCCACCTGCGCAACCGCCTCATCGTTGCGGCACTAAACTTCGACGGCCCGGTCGAGGGCATCATCACGAGCCTGCGCAAGTCCATGTTCAAGCACCTGATGTGCATGGAGTACTCCACGCTGGCCATCCAGCTGGAGTCCATGCGCGACTTCCTGGCCGGCCCGGACCAGCTCTTTGACATCCTTGAGTCTTCCTTGCCGCGCATCGCCGCTATCCGCAAGGACTATCCTGACGCCGTCGTCATCCCCTCTTCCTCTGAGCTGCCGCCGGTCTCTGGCGCGCCGGGAGTGCCCATGAAGGATGTGGGCGGCCGCTTGAACAAGGTGCGCAAGTTGAATTGGCTCATCAAGGGCCTCAAGCATTCGCTGAGCCAGGAAGACCCGCGCCACCACGAGGTGCCGCAGGCCAACCTCTCGCCGGATCAGGCGCGCTGGTTCACGCTCTCGCGTCTTGACGGTGCGACCGTCACCACCGCTGGCAACAACGGCGTGTCCTTCCGTAAGCGTGACCGCGCCAAGGCGAAGGAACTGCTCAAGCAGACGTGGGAGTTGCAGTCGGAGATCGAAGAGCGTTTCGATGAGATGCGGGAGCGCTACCGCGCGGCCGAGCCGCGGCTGGTCAGCCGCGAGTCCTGGGGGGAGATTTTCCGGTGA
- a CDS encoding VOC family protein produces the protein MTTWINPYLQFLGNAREAMTFYHSVFGGQLDIATGADFGVPDDDERIMHAHLETADGWTFMASDCDDTDGEGDGNPSRSLCIGSDRPNPAALEWFDALAEGGEVHMPLEKQAWGSLYGQVRDRFGVLWMFNLVAD, from the coding sequence ATGACTACGTGGATCAATCCCTACCTGCAGTTCCTTGGTAATGCCCGCGAGGCGATGACCTTTTACCACTCCGTCTTCGGTGGCCAACTCGACATCGCTACCGGGGCTGACTTCGGCGTGCCTGATGATGACGAGAGGATCATGCACGCCCACCTCGAAACTGCTGATGGCTGGACCTTCATGGCTTCCGATTGCGATGACACGGATGGTGAGGGCGACGGAAATCCCTCCCGCAGCCTGTGCATCGGATCCGACCGCCCCAACCCCGCGGCCCTCGAGTGGTTCGACGCGCTCGCCGAGGGCGGCGAGGTCCACATGCCTTTGGAGAAGCAGGCGTGGGGATCTCTCTACGGGCAGGTGCGCGACCGTTTCGGGGTGCTGTGGATGTTCAACCTCGTGGCCGATTAA
- a CDS encoding phosphatase PAP2 family protein, whose product MLTVLSHLTGPTAMALLAIVIAAVQVLRTRQVWWVAAPVAVLVANLLSHLLKAVIGRDRPPVEGRLIEETNFAFPSGHATAVAALATMLTVWWWPRHRWAIGLAWLAVLFVCWTRLYLGVHWVTDLLGGLVLGGAVSLATWQLFRPRIKP is encoded by the coding sequence GTGCTCACCGTCCTGAGCCACCTCACCGGCCCCACGGCGATGGCCCTGCTGGCCATCGTCATCGCGGCGGTGCAGGTCCTGCGCACTCGCCAGGTGTGGTGGGTGGCAGCACCGGTGGCGGTGCTCGTCGCCAATCTGTTGAGCCACCTGCTCAAGGCGGTGATCGGGCGGGATCGGCCGCCGGTTGAGGGCCGGCTCATTGAGGAAACTAACTTCGCATTCCCCTCCGGCCATGCCACCGCGGTCGCTGCGCTGGCTACGATGCTCACCGTGTGGTGGTGGCCGCGCCATCGCTGGGCCATCGGCCTGGCCTGGCTGGCAGTGCTGTTCGTCTGCTGGACCCGGCTCTACCTGGGAGTTCATTGGGTAACTGACTTGCTTGGTGGCCTAGTCCTGGGTGGCGCGGTTTCCCTGGCCACGTGGCAACTTTTCCGGCCTAGAATCAAACCATGA
- a CDS encoding DUF5129 domain-containing protein, translating to MRSRILLVLVALGFIVATSPLLIDASPPATAQSTSVAQVDVVDLAGELSPGDVDLLTSQTPTIPLPADVTTVNYLLFATNDDNLNDTVLDYAKQDRPDLISADGDKWAPGHLLVAVGLDPKRMGVYCGDDVCASIGLYESGRLDGILDRMEPPLKDGNWAAGLLQGAMAAADPTATRNNGGGGSGDNTGLYLAAGLTGLGGVAAVGLGGAMVARSRKNKAATARSQFDDLQRNYGRVAQELPAIDVRATSLTSPLANDALRRQWAEVRDGFLAIHSDMDALGELSASSDDKRFRSHAARISSAHEKLTRLTTAEENIEMLASMEHGDASVRRRELSTLHEDILEALAAEPESDLVPQLEELGRDVVALRSDLEAPSFMDRFADLLTRHRVLVEAATKRLYDASDVEASDEHHAPALWESTWRPGYGFQGYVPFAITSAWHHQDVEAHAAAASSSSATTGYSSPGFSGGGGSRGF from the coding sequence ATGAGAAGCCGAATCCTCCTAGTTCTCGTGGCCCTAGGCTTCATTGTGGCTACTTCTCCCCTGCTTATCGACGCCTCCCCTCCCGCTACCGCCCAATCCACATCGGTCGCCCAGGTCGACGTCGTCGACCTCGCCGGTGAACTCAGCCCCGGCGACGTCGACCTACTCACCTCCCAAACCCCCACCATCCCCCTGCCCGCCGATGTCACCACAGTGAACTACTTGCTGTTCGCCACCAACGACGACAACCTCAACGACACCGTCCTGGACTACGCCAAACAAGACCGCCCCGACCTCATTTCCGCCGACGGCGACAAATGGGCACCTGGCCACCTCCTCGTCGCCGTGGGACTGGATCCTAAAAGAATGGGCGTGTACTGCGGAGATGACGTCTGCGCCTCGATCGGCCTCTACGAGTCCGGCCGCCTCGACGGCATCCTCGACCGCATGGAACCCCCGCTCAAGGACGGCAACTGGGCCGCCGGCCTCCTCCAAGGCGCCATGGCAGCGGCCGATCCGACGGCCACCCGTAACAACGGCGGTGGCGGGTCTGGAGACAACACGGGCCTCTACCTTGCCGCCGGTCTCACCGGCCTCGGCGGGGTCGCGGCCGTTGGCCTCGGCGGTGCCATGGTAGCCCGCAGCCGCAAGAACAAGGCAGCAACCGCCCGCTCCCAGTTCGACGACCTGCAACGCAACTACGGGCGCGTGGCCCAAGAGCTACCCGCCATCGACGTTCGGGCCACCTCACTGACCTCCCCCCTGGCCAACGATGCCTTAAGGCGGCAGTGGGCAGAAGTCCGCGACGGCTTCCTCGCCATTCACTCCGACATGGATGCCCTGGGCGAGCTCAGCGCCTCCTCCGATGACAAGCGCTTCCGCTCCCACGCTGCGCGGATATCCAGCGCGCATGAGAAGCTCACCCGACTGACCACGGCGGAAGAGAATATCGAAATGCTCGCCAGCATGGAACACGGCGATGCCTCAGTGCGTAGGCGAGAGCTCAGCACACTCCACGAAGACATCCTCGAAGCACTCGCCGCCGAACCCGAGTCCGATTTGGTTCCCCAGCTCGAAGAACTCGGCCGCGATGTCGTTGCCCTGCGCTCAGACCTGGAGGCTCCCAGCTTTATGGACCGCTTCGCCGACCTGCTGACCAGGCATCGCGTCCTCGTCGAGGCCGCCACGAAACGCCTTTACGACGCTTCCGACGTCGAGGCCTCCGACGAACACCACGCACCGGCGCTGTGGGAATCGACGTGGCGCCCCGGCTACGGCTTCCAGGGATATGTGCCGTTCGCCATCACCAGCGCGTGGCATCACCAAGACGTGGAGGCGCATGCCGCGGCCGCGTCATCGTCTAGCGCGACGACCGGCTACTCCAGTCCCGGCTTCTCCGGCGGGGGCGGGTCGCGCGGGTTCTAG
- a CDS encoding phosphatase PAP2 family protein has protein sequence MKSEVDLLVGLQEVLADRPGLVPGARALSHFGEHALGWMALAALGAAVDERRRRQWVGVGVSAFASHAASVVIKRVVRRQRPHDPRIRVGVGTPSRLSFPSSHATSTAAALTSLSSLSGSTIPLAGIPVMMVSRMVLGVHYPTDTLAGALLGVVTSRAVTTIERKIA, from the coding sequence GTGAAGTCCGAGGTAGATCTGCTCGTCGGCCTCCAGGAGGTCCTTGCCGACCGGCCCGGCCTCGTGCCTGGGGCCCGCGCCCTATCTCACTTTGGTGAGCACGCGCTCGGGTGGATGGCCCTGGCCGCGCTCGGCGCGGCGGTGGACGAACGGCGGCGTCGGCAGTGGGTGGGCGTGGGCGTGTCTGCCTTCGCCTCGCACGCGGCATCCGTGGTGATCAAGCGGGTCGTGCGGCGTCAGCGCCCCCATGATCCACGCATCCGCGTGGGCGTGGGCACGCCGTCGCGCCTGTCGTTTCCTTCGTCACACGCCACGTCCACGGCCGCGGCGCTGACCTCGCTGTCTAGCCTCAGCGGTTCGACGATTCCGCTGGCGGGAATTCCGGTGATGATGGTCTCGCGTATGGTCCTGGGGGTGCATTACCCGACTGATACTCTCGCGGGCGCCTTGCTGGGCGTTGTGACGAGCCGCGCAGTCACCACGATCGAGAGGAAGATAGCGTGA
- a CDS encoding decaprenyl-phosphate phosphoribosyltransferase: MTEEKTGIFQSEPHTEGIDNTRKRQPPKNLPDAMIKALRPKQWVKNVLVVAAPAAAGAEALLDGRTLVDVLLAFVVFCLAASSIYLVNDARDVDADREHPTKKFRPIASGMLPINLAYAMAVVLIIASVGLSFLASSGWGLAVVVAVYIALQLGYCFGWKHLPVIDIALVSSGFMLRAMAGGVAAGIELSQWFLLVAAFGSLFMASGKRYSELLLAERTGKKIRKSLQGYTPTYLRFVWTLAATAVVMSYALWGFQLSNAVEGAAAVWYQVSMVPFTIAILRYAADVDRGAGGAPDEMALSDRVLQALALLWVVCIVLAVYLVPAL; the protein is encoded by the coding sequence GTGACCGAGGAAAAGACGGGGATCTTTCAATCTGAGCCCCATACCGAGGGAATCGACAACACGCGCAAGCGCCAGCCGCCGAAGAACCTGCCCGATGCGATGATCAAGGCCCTGCGGCCGAAGCAGTGGGTTAAGAATGTCCTGGTTGTTGCGGCTCCTGCCGCTGCCGGCGCGGAAGCGCTTCTCGACGGCCGCACGCTTGTCGACGTTCTCCTCGCCTTCGTTGTCTTCTGCCTCGCTGCCTCGTCGATCTACCTGGTCAATGATGCCCGCGATGTCGATGCTGACCGCGAGCACCCCACGAAGAAGTTCCGCCCGATCGCCTCTGGAATGCTGCCGATCAACCTGGCGTATGCCATGGCAGTGGTCCTCATCATTGCCTCCGTGGGATTGTCCTTCCTCGCTTCCTCCGGGTGGGGGCTGGCGGTTGTGGTGGCGGTGTACATCGCCTTGCAACTGGGATACTGCTTCGGCTGGAAGCACCTGCCCGTGATTGATATTGCTCTGGTGTCCTCCGGTTTCATGCTGCGTGCGATGGCCGGTGGCGTGGCCGCCGGGATCGAACTGTCGCAGTGGTTCCTACTGGTCGCCGCCTTCGGTTCGTTGTTCATGGCCTCCGGCAAGCGCTATTCGGAGCTGTTGCTCGCCGAGCGGACGGGCAAGAAGATCCGCAAGTCCCTCCAGGGCTATACCCCGACCTACCTGCGATTTGTGTGGACGCTGGCCGCCACCGCCGTCGTCATGAGCTACGCCCTGTGGGGTTTCCAGCTGTCCAACGCCGTCGAGGGTGCCGCCGCCGTGTGGTACCAGGTCTCCATGGTTCCGTTCACCATCGCGATCCTGCGTTATGCCGCGGACGTGGACCGCGGGGCCGGCGGAGCCCCGGATGAGATGGCTCTGTCGGACCGTGTCCTGCAGGCGCTGGCCCTCCTCTGGGTTGTGTGCATTGTCCTGGCGGTCTACTTGGTGCCTGCGCTCTAA
- a CDS encoding three-helix bundle dimerization domain-containing protein: MNNNSFFLVRRDLYTRYGHACDARIIDSILDKVITRHTATAKVTDFLPIFIARDAAEQIEDHAWTHGDVGTPRKKILFVNRSNAPVAVLAAGLARRLSNNGVVATTAATHPENREDNLIEWVISERGLAGAAVSAHDRTLDAPDLVVYLGMDEDADLPGRRYVHWDVSHTDGMDLTATRQFADELEGAVARLLQDLDIRPLAQDAEPLAA, from the coding sequence ATGAACAACAACTCTTTCTTCCTCGTCCGCCGCGACCTCTACACCCGCTACGGCCACGCCTGCGACGCGCGGATCATTGACTCCATCCTGGACAAGGTCATCACCCGTCACACTGCGACGGCGAAGGTGACTGATTTTCTCCCCATCTTCATCGCCCGCGATGCCGCCGAGCAGATCGAAGACCACGCCTGGACACATGGAGACGTTGGAACACCACGGAAGAAGATCCTCTTCGTTAACCGCAGTAACGCCCCCGTCGCCGTCCTGGCCGCCGGCCTTGCTCGCCGCCTGAGCAACAATGGCGTCGTAGCAACCACCGCCGCTACCCACCCGGAAAACCGCGAAGATAACCTCATCGAATGGGTCATCTCTGAGCGTGGCCTTGCAGGTGCCGCGGTGAGCGCCCACGACCGAACCCTCGATGCCCCCGACCTGGTTGTCTACCTCGGAATGGATGAGGACGCTGATCTGCCAGGGCGCCGCTACGTGCACTGGGACGTTTCTCACACCGACGGTATGGACCTGACTGCTACTCGTCAGTTTGCTGATGAGCTCGAAGGCGCCGTCGCCCGCCTCCTCCAGGACCTCGACATCCGTCCCCTCGCACAAGATGCGGAGCCCCTGGCGGCTTAA